A single Danio aesculapii chromosome 19, fDanAes4.1, whole genome shotgun sequence DNA region contains:
- the LOC130247087 gene encoding LOW QUALITY PROTEIN: tyrosine--tRNA ligase, cytoplasmic-like (The sequence of the model RefSeq protein was modified relative to this genomic sequence to represent the inferred CDS: deleted 1 base in 1 codon), translated as MGEQLSPDEKFQLITRNLQEVLGEERLKEILKERELKVYWGTATTGKPHVAYFVPMSKIADFLKAGCEVTILFADLHAYLDNMKAPWELLELRVKYYEQVIKAMLESIGVPLDKLKFVKGTDFQLSREYTLDVYRLSSMVTEHDAKKAGAEVVKQVEHPLLSGLLYPGLQALDEEYLKVDAQFGGVDQRKIFTLAEKYLPSLGYTKRSHLMNPMVPGLTGSKMSSSEEESKIDLLDKSQDVKKKLKKAFCEPGNVENNGVLSFVKHVLFPLHSEFVIKRDPKFGGDKVYTDFEEVEKDFAAEQIHPGDLKASVELALNKLLDPIRKKFESPELKKLTLSAYPEPSKNKGGAKGNPKQTTDDDEVIPSRLDIRVGKVISVEKHPDADSLYLEKIDVGEEQPRTVVSGLVAYITEEQLQDRLVVLLCNLKPQKMRGIESQAMVLCASIEGEPRKVEPLDPPEGSAAGDRVFVEGYESGKPDDELKPKKKVFEKLQVDLKVSGEFVAQWKEQNLMTKLGQITCKTLKGGNIS; from the exons ATGGGAGAGCAGCTGAGTCCTGATGAGAAGTTCCAGCTCATCACCAGAAACCTTCAG GAGGTTCTTGGTGAGGAGAGGTTGAAGGAGATCCTGAAGGAGCGGGAACTGAAGGTTTACTGGGGAACAGCGACCACAGGCAAACCACATGTTGCTTACTTTGTCCCCATGTCAAAAATTGCTGACTTCTTGAAGGCGGGCTGTGAG GTGACCATCCTCTTTGCTGATCTCCATGCTTACCTGGATAACATGAAGGCTCCCTGGGAGCTGCTGGAGCTTCGGGTGAAGTATTATGAGCAGGTCATCAAGGCCATGTTGGAGAGCATTGGAGTTCCTCTTGACAAACTCAAATTTGTCAAAGGCACAGATTTTCAGCTCAGCAG AGAATACACTCTGGATGTTTACCGACTGTCCTCCATGGTCACTGAACACGATGCAAAGAAAGCAGGTGCGGAGGTGGTCAAACAGGTTGAACATCCTCTTCTCAGCGGTCTGCTGTATCCTGGACTACAG GCACTGGATGAGGAATACCTAAAAGTAGATGCTCAGTTTGGTGGTGTGGACCAGAGGAAGATCTTCACATTAGCAGAGAag TACTTGCCTTCTCTTGGGTACACCAAACGTAGCCATTTGATGAACCCAATGGTTCCAGGACTGACTGGGAGCAAGATGAGCTCCTCAGAGGAG GAATCCAAGATTGACCTGCTAGACAAGAGCCAAGATGTGAAGAAGAAGCTGAAGAAGGCGTTCTGTGAGCCCGGCAATGTGGAGAATAATGGAGTTCTATCTTTCGTCAAACATGTGCTTTTCCCTCTGCACTCAG AGTTTGTGATTAAAAGAGATCCAAAGTTTGGAGGTGACAAAGTCTACACAGATTTTGAAGAAGTGGAGAAAGACTTTGCTGCAGAG CAAATTCATCCCGGGGACCTGAAGGCTTCAGTAGAGTTGGCTCTTAACAAACTGTTGGACCCTATCAGGAAGAAGTTTGAGAGCCCTGAGttgaaaaaactgacattatCAGCGTACCCAGAACCATCTAAAAACA AAGGCGGAGCTAAGGGCAACCCTAAACAAACCACAGATGACGATGAGGTCATCCCATCCAGATTGGACATCAGAGTGGGCAAAGTCATCAGTGTAGAAAAG CATCCAGATGCAGACTCGCTATATTTAGAGAAGATTGATGTGGGTGAAGAACAGCCGCGGACTGTAGTGAGTGGACTGGTAGCTTACATCACAGAGGAACAGCTTCAGGACCGACTCGTTGTGCTGCTCTGCAATCTAAAGCCCCAGAAGATGAGGGGGATTGAATCTCAAGCAATGGTGCTCTGTGCTTCAAT CGAAGGAGAGCCAAGGAAAGTGGAGCCTTTGGATCCACCAGAAGGATCTGCAGCAGGAGATCGTGTT TTTGTGGAGGGCTATGAATCTGGCAAACCAGATGATGAATTGAAACCAAAGAAAAAGGTGTTTGAGAAGTTACAG GTGGATCTGAAGGTCTCCGGCGAGTTTGTTGCACAATGGAAAGAGCAAAATCTGATGACCAAACTTGGACAGATCACCTGCAAAACACTTAAAGGTGGAAATATCAGCTAG